tctctctccccctctctctcttctcATCAGTGGTCACCGATCCAGCCGGATCCCTTCCGCTGGGTAGGGGAGGAGGTGCAATGTTGACGCGGTCGCCGCTGGTGAGGGAGGAAGCCGACGCGTGGTGTCTTCTTTGACCTGGCGTTAGCGTGGGAGacccttcagcacccttgctcgtTGCCATCGTGTTGGCAGAGCCTGCCGCCTGCCTTGCCACATCATGACGACCAGAGGTATAATTTATTTTAGAATTGACCTTTTATATTGGCGTAGCTCCCCACGTCGCTGCATCCTTTTTTTTATCAAGTTAGGATTGCTCCCCACATCGTTGCATCCTGCATGTGGATATTCTTCTACTCCATGTAGCTAGCTTCACCGGCTTTTCGAACACTCGAACACCACCTAAATTTTTACTATTAGAGGAATAAAGGAACTGCAGAGACTGGCTACTGAACCCATCTCTTCGTTGAGAAGGGAAATAAAGTGGGGTTGGGGTGAAGTACTAGTAAgactagtagaatgcccgtgcgttgccacgagCTTCTGAGATATTGTGCTGAAGTTATATAAAGATAATGTATGTTAAATTTGGATAGAGACAATATAACACATACACCATTGCATAATAATTGAAGTCTATGTGAGATGATATTTTAAAGCATCATTCCAATCCATCATATTTTATCTGATGAATGAAGTGGAACATATAAAAATATAAAGAATATTTATGCTGCATTATATAAGTAAACATATATAATATATTTAAACAAAAGTTAGACTAACACATTTTTTATTTGCAATAAAAAACTGGATAATGCTAATTACATATAAATATATAAACGTATATAAATGATATTTTATATTTTACATTAATAAACATTAGTAACAGAAACCAAATATCCAGGGTTTCACCTATCAGAAAAAGAACCTTTTTCTTTCACTCTTTCCCCACTCTTCCTCACTCTCTCCATCTCCCTCCCAACTCACTCTCCCTCCGCCTCTGCATCTCCTTCTCAATCCTCTTCGACACTCCGACGATGCGGCATGAGGCGCAGAGGTGATGCGGCGCCGTGGAAGATGGCCGTCAATAGCTGGAGGCGAGACCAGAGGCGGCGGCGACAGATCCCGACCGATCTCGCCAGATCCGGTCACGGGCGACGGAGGCCAGGGGCTCCTACGCACGGCGTGTTGATGCGGAGACGGGTGCAGGGCTTGCGGTAGGCAGCGATGTGGCGCGGTCTCATGCCGCGGCAGAGTTGCAGCTTCGGCCCGCACGGCTGGTCGCCACGCCGCGGATGCTCGCAGCACCACTATTACCAGCGGCGAGATGAGGGCCGTGGCAGCTCCGTGCTGCAAGCGCCGCGGCGGTGCTCGGAGGGGCGTTGTTTGTCGTCGCGCGAtgtgcctcctcctcctcctcggtcgccgccgccaccgcgtaTGGTGAGGACGCCAGTGTGTTGCTGCTGCTGTGTGTGGTACTTTGTTCGCcatgttttatttttctttcacCTCCTACCTAATTGCGAATCTTGATTCATGGGATCGAGTAGTACACATTGTTTGTAGACGGATTGATTTTCTAGACCTAGGCCCTGTTTGGTACTACTCCGCTCCACAACTCCGGGAGCGGAGTTGGCGGAGCTACAGTTCAAAACGGCGGAGCTGCACTTCCCCCGCTCTACAGATTCTAGGAGCGGGCGACTACCGAACAGGGCCTTAGTTCGTGACCCAAATGCGCTAACAAAGACCAAGTGTAGATCACTATTAATTGATGGGTTTCTTCTCTGGAATTAGATTCGAGGAGCCACCTTGATCCAGAGTGTCAGCTCCTTCTTCTAGGAATGGAGCTAAGCTAACATCCCAGAAATGCAATTACTCTTTACGCTATTTGAGCAGAACCCGATGAAGCTGTAGCTTAATAAAGCACATTTGTTACTATGCTCCTCTACTATTGCACTATCCATGTAATCACTCTGCATTGCATTCAATTTACCTATCAATGCAATGATACGCCAGCTTGGTGTATTGGAGAAAAACTCTGCATTGCATTGCTCCTTTTCTTGTTGCTAGTCGATGTGTCTGACAGTTTTTTTTGTTGCTGAAAAATTCAGATCATGTGTCGTTTGTCACGGCCTTTTAAAACATTTTGCTAGTGTTATATATGAATGTGTATATAAAAGACATCTAGTAACAAATTGGGTAATAATTCAAATAAACTTCACAATGTAGTGTAAGTTGATAAAAAGGTAATTTGATGATGTACACATAGAGAGTGATGATCCAACTAATAATCTGTTACAAGCTAAGATTTATTTTATGCACAGCGCGATGTGATGATTGAGGTTTTGAATAAGACGACCATTGCAAAGATATTCTTGTACAATATCAGGTCACAGACACATGCTCACCCTTGACTCTATAAATAAACTAGTAGCTTGGGATAGCGAGTATAGTTCCCTGGTGTCGGGCCGTCAATAAAGTCCATCATGGCCATATCCCATGGGATACTTGAGCAAGTATAATAAATTTCTTCCTCGGCTATAGCCATCCTACACAAGCAATACATGTAGTTAGCACACATATTTAAAGTGAAAGGTCTGAAAATATGCAATGGAGAATACTCACCGCACAAACCAGACGAACCATTTTTTTTATCGTTCTGCAAGAGCATAAAATTAGAAAGAAAATAGCCGGACACATCCCTGCAAATTGAAATAATTAATATTATATTGAATATAGTGAAATTGAAATTAAATGTTTGTATCTTGAATGCTATGATAATAAAAAGAAATATTTACCCATCCATGCTTGTTAAAATACCAACCGGAAATATGTGTTGCCATCTACATATAACATAATTCCAGTCAGGTTGTGCTATTACAATTGCATCGTTGAAGTACCTCGCAAATCTCAGTAATTTTGCCTCAGAGTTTTAGTCTCTAATGATTGTGATGTATCTAGATGCGAGAGGTGATTGTTTTTGACTGAGTGAGTGTAATAGTGATTTTTAGTAGAGTGGCATCCCAATTTTAATAAATGTTGGGCCCACCTATAAAATCCttgttgatgattattcttgGAAATTTACTATTTAGGATATGTGTTTTTCCATTATAAAAAATGTGTTACATTTCGCTCACAGCAAGCCACGCTTTTTGACAATATAGAAAAAACAGACGCTTTTTCCTTATGCTCCAGTATACTCCTATAAATAAACAAGCACTTTTCCTAAAAGGAAAACGCAACCAGCCACTCATATTCCTGTTATcttaaaaggaaaaaaagaacgCTTCACTCCTCTTACCCTTTCACCGCACGGCACAAGCCCTCActcttagggcatctccaatgcaGGGGCGCCGGTATGGGCGCTTGCgtcaaaataaaaaataaattatGACGAAGCACCAGTGCAGTGCAGGAGTCTAGGCTTACAACACACGAGCGCTAGCTTGAGCGCTTATTTAATTAATTTTCCTTTCGGACAACCGTGTGAAGCGCCGGTGTCTCCAACGCACGCAACGAAGCGAAGAGTCGACACCAACCATCCAATCGAACGAGCCACCAGCTAGCTAGCCCAGTCCTCACTCACTCAGCTCACCCAGCTCTCTCTTCTCGAATTGTCCACGCCCCTCCCAACACCACCATCTCTTGTCAGATCCAGCGAGCCGGACAAGACCTCCGGGCCGATTTCCCCCATCCTCAGATGCCGTCCACGGCGAACGGCGGTGCGCGGGCAGATGAGGCAGCAGCCCGCATCTTCCTCCATGGAGATGGGTCGGGGGAGCTGGCGGCGAGGCCGGCGGATAGGAAGAGGGCGGTGCGCGAGCGGACAAGTCAGCAACGCGCCTTCCCACATGGGGACGAAGCTGGAGGAGCTCGTGGCGAGTCTGGCGAACCTGAAGGTGGGAGGAGGCAGCGGCGCACGAATGCGAGGCGTACAGGATGAGCAAGCTCACTTGGCATCTCAATTAGGTATGGCGTCGAGGTAATTCCCTACTGCTAGCTGTACAATCCCTGGTTGGTTTAACTGCTGTTGAGATGCACACATGAAACTATGGTAATCTGTGTGCGCCATGTTCTTCCTGAATCGATGGAACAATACTTGTATGAAGGAAATTTCAATTATCATATAGTAGGACAATAATATGTGGTGATCTACAGTTTGGCATGTTCCAAACTGACTGATCTTCAATTTACATAGTCCTAAAAAGAAATTTGGGGAGTAGACCTTGGAATGAGAACAACAATTTATTATCTAAATCATGGCTTTTTGACTTGACAGTAGATCGCATTCCACTTGGGATAGTTCCGTATGAACATCCACATGTTGAGAAATTTGAATGGTTGATTCTGCTCTAATCTATACATCTCTGATTTGGAAACTAAGTCCTGGCTATTATTGTCCAGTAGCTGTGAATGCATCGTTGACCTTGCACCACATGCCATCGAATAGCAGAATTTCAGAGCTCATCTTACCCCAACAACGTCTGATTTGGATAGGTTGTCTTCTTCGATTATCGGTAGTATTTGCATTGTACAGAGGAGAAGAGTTGTCAATGTCGTGTGGGGGTTGGTCTGTCtatcttggtggatgtcaatatTACATAGAAATAAGTAAATCAGAATGTACTAAGAGTTGTTGATGTGATATGTGCCAATCTGTGCTCTTGCAGATTACTAATACAGAGGAGAAGAGATGTCAATGTCAAGTGAGAGTTCATGAGGCGATGGGTAGGTAACTCgaggtgttgtttttgtgctcaGGATGAGACAATACAACATTTATTCATTGAATGCCCACTTGCTAAGTTACTTTGGAGAACGATTCATATAGCTTTTAATATTAACCATCCAGTAGATATTGTGTCTTTGTTTGGGACGTGGTTAGCTGGGGTTGAACAGATCACGGCAGCTcgtattcggattggaatatgtgcgctactatgggctatatggaactgcaGAAACGACATGATTTTTAACAGACAACACAACTTaacttttttgcaggttatcttcagagctacagcttggatccgtacgtggtccttactcactcctatggactccagggagcctttggttactgggtgcaaccaaTGGGAGATGGTGGCTCGGGTTATATTCAACCGGTTCGGATGGCGTTCACATAACAGGATAGGAGTCTAGGGAGCTTGTCCTTATTATTACCGTATCAGTTGTCTCTATCCACGTGTTTTTCAGTTTTGTGCTATGTTTTGCTCCGTTTGCGAGCTGTAAGACATTTTTGATGATACTTCCTGGATTTTTAATAAAAGGGCCGCATGCATCatcatgatgcagaggccgggggtatacctccatttccaaaaaaaaagTGAGAGTTCATGCAGAGGAGCAGCAAAAGCATGTCACATATTTTTCAGCAACAGTATGGGCGTCAAGAAGAGAGAGAGATGGATGAAACCAATCAGTAGATGAGGTAGATTCTCTCCCGTGCTCGGCCACCAATGCGCTGTGGAGAAGTGGGGCAACACTTATGGTACTGTTATTTTTAATTGCAACATCATTTTTGCTCATATGTTATGCATTTTTTTCTCCTACAGTCCTACAGGTGATCAAGACGCATATAATTAAAAAGGAGATGACAGGGCTGAAAATGTAAGAATTGAAGCAATATATCCCCTTTCTTGTATCTACTTTTCTCTTTTGAAATATCACCATGGTATGCAGTATTTTTCTTGTAAATATCACAATGATGCTGCGACCCGAAGTTATCATCAAGAAGCTTAATCTTAGACGTGTCTTAATTTTGTACTTTAAAGGCTTATTATTTGAAGTGCGCAAATCCTGAGTTTTTTTGGTTTGGTCTGCATTAGCTAGCTTAACTGTTTCAGATGTTTTCCATAGTACCAAGCTTCTATAGTTATAAGTGTTAGTTATTCATAAGCATATATAGTATAATATGATACTGTCAAACTTTAGTTTACACTAACTTGTAAGCTATAGCACCTAAGTTGTTTCTTGGTGAATCATCAGCAAGTTTCTTTGATTATCTAACACCAGTGCTGAAATGCCTTGACTACCATTGGTTTAGCTTAGTTCAAATACTGTTGATAATCTTCAAGTTATCATGGGTCATGGACACCTTTTATCGAGTTCAACTTTGGACACATTAACTCCATGTAGAAGTACAAACTCATTGCATTCGCTTGTCTTTCCCCCTTTTCATCATATGCTTGTACTGACAAAAAGAATCACTGTTGGTGACAATATTTACCTCTGCAACTCTGGTATTCTACTCCTTTATTTTCCTTATACATTGCCAGTCGGTATGTACCGAGTCTATCCACCCTACAGGTTTCTGTAGTTCAAGATCAAAGGCAAGAATCTGCCAAATATGATGATGAGAACAAGGCTAACGATGGAGAACCCTCTTCTACGAAAACTCAGCAATCTTTTGGGAGAACTAATATCGATGATATACTTACAGATAAATCCCAGGTAAAATTGGACTTAGTTAGCTTTAATGTCGAACCATCCACATCAACTTTACTCCTAATTGTGATAGCTTAGTGGGAGTTTAATATCTGATCACTTGCCATTCCGAATGACTCATTATGCATCAGGCTAGTTGGCAATATGAAATTTACTTCTTAAAATATGTGAACACTTTACAATCTTGGGATCGTAGCATATAAAATGACTTTTGTGACTATATTACATGGTTCTAATCACCTAAGTACACAAGTACGCACTTCATCAGCATATAAAACAACTTTTGTGACTATTCATTGGTTCAAACCGCCTAATTATGCAAGCTCGTACTTGATCCAACTTTTGGTAAATTGGAAGGAGATAAAATCAATTTCCACTCGACGCCGCCCCATAACAGGGGATGTCCATGGAAGCACATAGGGGCAGACTTAGACAGGAAAGTATTGGTCCCCTCGGCTGGATTGGCAGACACGATTCGACCTATTTGATAACGCTCCACCCGTGGCTTCCAAAACTTCGCTCTCTGCCATGTGAAGCTTCCTGGAAAATCCTTTTCCGTTGCTTAGCTCTTCTTGTATGCTTTAGTAGTTTGTACAAATACTAAATTCCATATATTGGAAGTTATGTACAGTCTCAATACACTATATTGCAGGTCTAATGTCTGGGAGATTAAACAAGTTGTATGAATTTCTCAATTCCAGTTTCTCTATGTTTACCCAATGCCAAAGGTAACCAATATTAGTTCTGGGTGCGTGAAAACAGTTTACCGTAGACATTATTAGAGAACCATCGCTTGATAGGCAGTAACCAGTAAATAACTTACGGTGACAGTACAATACATATATGTACAGGTATGCTCTTATTATTGCTCATCACATTCGATATCCAATGTGGAGTTTATTGTAATTTTGGTTGTCGTCTCATAAGTAGAGGCAATTTGTGACCACAATCTTCAATTGCCTTACCCCACCAACAAAAATCATGATAGCTACAATATATCTGTTTGTGCATTTTGGATTTGTTTCTCTGTGGCTGCATCATCATACCTTTTTCCTTACAAGTAAAGATGAATCTAAAACTTTAAATGTGAAAACATCTTATAATCGTCAACATTTACTTGATTGATGTAAAAATAACAGGTCAGTTTACTGCTAACCGAAGAGCGTCAATTATTCCTTATGTTTAATACTCACCTGAAATCGGATGGGAAGGTCGTTGAACATTTGTGCTATCACCATCAGTGGGTTGGGGAAGAACCTGATCTTTGGTCTGTTCAAGTATCATCCGTTCTTAAGGTTGTTCATACAAGTAAGTGAGGTATAATTGATCACATAAAAAGCATAAAATTATGATTACTATATCCGAACAGACTCATACCAGGACTACTTGGGTAAATCTCATCAATATCGTGAGCTACGGGCTGAAGGTTATAGTCGTCAACATTTGTCCCCTCCATCTGATCTGCAACAACTTCAGTACTCACAATCTCATTATGCGCAAGGGATGGTGCTTCACATGTATAGCAAGTTTTATAGACGAACATATACCTGCAGGTACATCTGACGATATCATTTGTTCCGCTGCTTTGCTTTGTGGATTCCCCATATGTACCTATCAATCGATAGCCAAAAAATTCTTACTGATGGTTTGTGAACTGATTTTGCAAACAGATAAGTACAAATTGCTAATGGCCGCTGAAGATGACAAACACCTGTTGTGTGTAAGTTTGAGCTCTACTCTGGAATCGCTTTGATCAACAATCAATTAGCAGCCTTTGTGTGTAAGTTTGTGCCACTTGTCTCTTTTTAATGCAGGTTGCTATTCCACAGATCGTGCCAAGGTACTTGAAGATAGCTAATGGTTTATTAGGTCCATTACTAAAGCTTGTATTTGTATTTGTATCTTCTATAGTTGTATGCATGATAACCGTACACAAACAGTTTGTAATGACGCGTGATGCATGATGACCGTACACAATCACGTGTGGGCACCAGATGAGATTTACTGTAGTTGGCAATGAGATTATTTGGCAGCCAGATCTCCTTACATACCTGGGATTGAGTTGGCAAGGAGATTATTTGGCAGCCAGATCTCCTTCGCATACCTGGGATTGAGACCGCCCTGCCATGGAGACCCGGCGGCGGCGTCTCCCCTCGGACGGTGGCAACGGTGTCTCCCGGAGTTTGGCGGCGACCATCCCTTACGTCGGCGGCAAGGATTGAAACCGCCCTGCTGTGGAGACGCGGTGGCGGCGTCTCCCCTCGGACGGCGGTGACGGCGTGTCCCAGATTTCGGCGGCGGCGATCCCGTACGTCGGCGGCAGGGATTCAAACTGCCCTCCTTGGAgatgctgcggcggcggcggcgtctcccTCTGACGGTGTTGGCAACGATCGGGGGTTTCGTACGTCGTGGAGTGATTTCGATTGactagcacaaatgcccgtgAGTTGCAACGGGAGAATCTCTACTTCTAATGTCTGAGTTGGTAGGATTGCGTCCACGGCTTTTTTTCGTCCCACCACTTTCGTCTGGGTTTTTTCGTCCCCTCACCCCCACACCCACCCAACCCCATCCACGCACGTAGCCCAAAGAAACAGCGCCGCCTGAGTCCATTGGAATCGCCCTGCCGCCGATCCCCAGACCCCGCCGGATCTCGCCATCTGGATCGCCACCGTCCTGCGATCTGCGCAGCCGTCGTGCGATCTGCGCACTcgacagcgccgccgccgcggaacCCCTCGAGAAGACCAGACGGATCTCGCATCCACGTTTCTGGATCGCCGCCACAGACGTAGGAGCTCCCGTCGGCGCCGCTGCAGACGCAGGGTGGTTTCAACCCCAGGTATGATGTACGGTTTCAACCCCAGGTATGTTGTACGGATTCAACCCCAGGTATGAACACGGGTTTTGTTTGTAAGGTCTTCGTGTAGAAATCAGGGCGATCATGATGGACTCGTgttcaataatgacatgtacctGCTAAAAGCTAATACAGCTTCAAATGGTGTGATAACTGGGGCTAACAATTCTTTGCTATCCAATAAAGCAGTTTGGGCACAAGAAACATATACAACTGTCAGTTAATCTACACATGAGAAGCAGAACCAACTATTAGAAACATATATACAACTGTCAGTTAATCTAAAATCATAATCAGGGCCTCATCCGGTCCACAACAGTACCAAACTGATAAGCGTAACCATCATATGGTAAGGGAATAGCTGTAGTCAAGTTCAGTGAATGAATCTCTAATCATGAAAAACAGGAAGTTCAACTGGTCAAACCaccaaataaattcaaaaaatcatGCATATGTTCCGCTTTCAACTGCGTCAAACCAGTCGAATAAGCCTTGGTCTCAACGAATCAGACCGGACCAGATCGAACCATATCAACCCACATGCGCAAGATATTTGATGCTCAACATATGGCATGTTTACCCTGAAACACTGAGGAAAGCGGTGCTAAAATCTGAAGTCTAATTCAAACAGTTCCCCGATACCACACTGCAGAGCCAAACCCAGACTAGCTTAGATTTCCATGCTCACCCACCTAACCCAGGCTTTGTTTCTAAGGTCTTCGTGTACAGATCTGCGCTTCAATCAAATGACTGAAGTTCTTTATGACGCCTATATCGTCGCTTAACAGCAAGTTTTTACCATGACTTCTCTGAGTTTTGTATATGCAGATGTATGTCAGACTGCAAATAGCTGCTATATAGTTTAGTACAGGTCACAGAAACAAACTACAAACAACCAAACATACAAACAAAGTTGTAGGCAAATCGCAATATGAGAGTTTGAGCACCTTGCAACCCAACCGTGCCTTCATGATTTCACCCCCTTACCATTGCCAACATCATGAGTTTCTGTAAATGTAACAAGCTGCCCTTATGTGTTGAAATCCTGTACAACAGCAAGCTGCCCTTGTGATCTTCG
This genomic window from Aegilops tauschii subsp. strangulata cultivar AL8/78 chromosome 4, Aet v6.0, whole genome shotgun sequence contains:
- the LOC109756213 gene encoding uncharacterized protein isoform X1; translated protein: MTLLASSRRLTTIVKEAHRLHQIELREKERLKFLRLLLKDFMIKYGIDTENWILIQFATALKIIVLCPWSISQMKAVEDHKGSLLLYRISTHKGSLLHLQKLMMLAMVHMGNPQSKAAEQMISSDVPAVVADQMEGTNVDDYNLQPVAHDIDEIYPSSPERMILEQTKDQVLPQPTDGDSTNVQRPSHPISGMCPAIFFLILCSCRTIKKMVRLVCADGYSRGRNLLYLLKYPMGYGHDGLY
- the LOC109756213 gene encoding uncharacterized protein isoform X2 — protein: MTLLASSRRLTTIVKEAHRLHQIELREKERLKFLRLLLKDFMIKYGIDTENWILIQFATALKIIVLCPWSISQMKAVEDHKGSLLLYRISTHKGSLLHLQKLMMLAMVHMGNPQSKAAEQMISSDVPADQMEGTNVDDYNLQPVAHDIDEIYPSSPERMILEQTKDQVLPQPTDGDSTNVQRPSHPISGMCPAIFFLILCSCRTIKKMVRLVCADGYSRGRNLLYLLKYPMGYGHDGLY